A genomic segment from uncultured Alistipes sp. encodes:
- a CDS encoding pitrilysin family protein: protein MEFHTYQLPNGIRGIHRQVRGSVAHCALVIGAGSRDELPSEYGLAHFTEHAFFKGTERRRAWQVNCRLENLGGELNAFTTKEDTTIHATTLRGDFAKAAELIADIAFHSTFPDRELEREKEVIVDEINTYKDSPADLIYDTFEDLLFEGSQLGHNILGRKAALARYNGGAIRAFTRRMHTTDRMVFSSIGNFSPRVAEAVAARYFGEQTATVCRSERVVPGPCTAFEKSVVKHTHQTHCIIGNRAYGIAEERRLPLALVVNILGGPCANSLLNMVVRERNGLSYNIEASYTPYGDTGIVAIYFSSEHGNAEQCIELIEGQLQRLRTQPLTSRQLSMAKKQFIAQLAISSESNESYMLSAGKSLLTHDEIDTMEQVYAKVRELTAAQLTEVAEEVFSGMSRLIYK from the coding sequence ATGGAATTCCATACCTACCAACTTCCCAACGGAATCCGCGGCATCCACCGCCAGGTGCGCGGATCGGTGGCCCACTGTGCGCTGGTCATCGGCGCCGGAAGCCGCGACGAACTCCCCTCGGAGTACGGGCTGGCACACTTCACCGAACACGCCTTCTTCAAGGGCACAGAACGCCGCCGCGCCTGGCAGGTCAACTGCCGCCTCGAAAACCTCGGCGGCGAACTCAACGCATTCACCACCAAGGAGGACACGACGATTCACGCCACAACCCTCCGCGGTGACTTTGCGAAGGCCGCCGAACTGATTGCCGACATCGCCTTCCATTCGACCTTCCCCGACCGCGAGCTCGAACGCGAAAAGGAGGTCATCGTCGACGAAATCAACACCTACAAGGATTCGCCCGCCGACCTGATTTACGACACCTTCGAGGACCTGCTGTTCGAGGGTTCGCAGCTGGGTCACAACATCCTCGGCCGCAAGGCCGCACTCGCCCGATACAACGGCGGGGCCATCCGCGCCTTCACCCGGCGGATGCACACCACCGACCGCATGGTCTTCTCGTCGATCGGAAACTTCTCGCCCCGGGTGGCCGAGGCCGTCGCGGCACGCTACTTCGGCGAACAGACCGCCACCGTATGCCGCAGCGAAAGGGTAGTGCCGGGACCCTGCACGGCCTTTGAAAAGAGCGTCGTGAAGCATACCCACCAGACCCACTGCATCATCGGAAACCGCGCCTACGGAATCGCCGAAGAACGCCGCCTGCCCCTGGCCCTCGTGGTCAATATCCTCGGGGGACCCTGCGCCAATTCGCTGCTCAACATGGTCGTGCGCGAACGAAACGGGCTCTCGTACAACATCGAAGCGTCGTACACCCCCTATGGCGATACCGGAATCGTCGCCATCTACTTCAGTTCCGAACACGGCAATGCCGAACAGTGCATCGAGCTGATCGAAGGGCAGTTGCAGAGGCTGCGGACCCAGCCCCTCACCAGCCGCCAGCTCTCGATGGCCAAGAAGCAGTTCATCGCCCAGCTGGCCATTTCGAGCGAAAGCAACGAAAGCTACATGCTCAGTGCCGGAAAAAGCCTGCTGACCCACGACGAAATCGACACCATGGAGCAGGTCTACGCCAAAGTCCGCGAACTGACCGCCGCACAGCTGACCGAAGTCGCCGAGGAGGTCTTTTCGGGGATGTCGCGCCTCATTTACAAATAG
- a CDS encoding class I SAM-dependent methyltransferase — MDALERYVHEHSAPEEELLHELDRETNLRAVAPRMLSGHIQGRMLEMFVRMIRPRRVLEIGTFTGYSALSMAAGLEDEARLDTIEVDDELEEFTQSWFDRSPHGPKIRFHIGSALDIAPRLGEIYDLVFIDGDKREYPDYYRMLMGDNGGKALVHGGSVLIADNILWSGKVVQPVAHGDRHTQALIEFNRMVAEDPRVENVIVPLRDGLNLIRVKSN; from the coding sequence ATGGACGCACTCGAACGATACGTACATGAACATTCGGCTCCCGAGGAGGAACTGCTCCACGAACTGGACCGCGAAACCAATCTCCGCGCCGTGGCTCCCCGCATGTTGTCGGGCCACATTCAGGGGCGGATGCTCGAAATGTTCGTCCGCATGATCCGCCCCCGGCGGGTGTTGGAGATCGGAACCTTTACGGGTTATTCGGCCCTCTCGATGGCCGCAGGGCTCGAAGACGAGGCCCGGCTCGACACCATCGAGGTCGATGACGAACTGGAAGAGTTCACCCAATCGTGGTTCGACCGTTCGCCTCACGGGCCCAAAATCCGCTTCCACATCGGATCGGCCCTCGACATCGCCCCCCGGCTCGGCGAAATATACGACCTCGTATTCATCGACGGCGACAAACGCGAATACCCCGACTACTACCGCATGCTGATGGGGGACAACGGCGGCAAGGCGCTCGTACACGGCGGCTCGGTGCTCATTGCCGACAACATCCTCTGGTCGGGAAAGGTCGTGCAGCCCGTGGCGCACGGCGACCGCCACACGCAGGCGTTGATCGAGTTCAACCGCATGGTCGCCGAAGATCCCCGCGTGGAGAATGTCATCGTCCCCCTGCGCGACGGGCTGAACCTGATCCGGGTAAAAAGCAACTGA
- a CDS encoding phospho-sugar mutase — translation MANELEQLVLKKAQSWLDGHYDEETKKQVKYLMDNDMKELVESFYKDLEFGTGGLRGIMGVGSNRMNVYTVGAATQGLSNYLKKNFAGEQVRVAVAHDSRNNSRMFAERVADIFASNGFDVYLFDALRPTPELSFAIRELKCHSGVVVTASHNPKEYNGYKAYWTDGAQVTAPHDKNIIAEVEKITDVDMVLKGLHPEKITILDEKFDEIYLNRIHELSLAPESVAKYHDMKIVYSPMHGAGVRLVPASLKKFGFTNVIMVKEQSVVDGNFPTVESPNPEERKTMSMAIDLAAKEGADLVLATDPDSDRIGVALRNKKGEYVLLNGNQTLVLLMSYQLTRWAERGLLDGNQYVVKTIVTSQMANAVADHFGVKCYDCLTGFKYIAKIIRENEGKTKYIGGGEESFGYLGGDYVRDKDAVSACSLAAEAAAWARDTMGLTLYEWLQELYVKYGFYREGLVSVVRKGKEGAEQIQQMMVDFRSNPPKTILGSPVVKINDFQTLEATDVKTGVKTPIEQDRSNVLQWFTEDGTKVSVRPSGTEPKIKFYFGVKAVLPSVADYDKVLAELDAKIEGIKQDLKLV, via the coding sequence ATGGCAAACGAACTGGAACAATTGGTTCTGAAGAAAGCGCAGTCGTGGCTCGACGGACACTACGACGAAGAGACGAAGAAGCAGGTCAAGTATCTGATGGATAACGACATGAAGGAGCTCGTCGAGAGTTTCTACAAGGATCTGGAATTCGGAACGGGCGGTCTTCGCGGAATCATGGGCGTAGGCTCGAACCGCATGAACGTCTATACGGTGGGTGCCGCGACGCAGGGACTTTCGAACTACCTGAAGAAGAACTTTGCGGGTGAGCAGGTCCGCGTGGCCGTGGCTCACGACAGCCGCAACAATTCGCGGATGTTCGCCGAGCGCGTGGCCGACATTTTCGCCTCGAACGGCTTCGACGTATACCTCTTCGACGCGCTGCGTCCGACGCCGGAGTTGAGTTTTGCGATCCGCGAGCTGAAATGCCACTCGGGCGTGGTCGTGACGGCGTCGCACAACCCCAAGGAGTACAACGGTTACAAGGCCTACTGGACGGACGGCGCACAGGTGACGGCCCCGCATGACAAGAACATTATCGCCGAGGTGGAGAAGATCACCGACGTGGACATGGTGCTCAAGGGGCTGCATCCGGAGAAGATCACGATCCTGGACGAGAAGTTCGACGAGATCTACCTGAACCGGATCCACGAACTGTCGCTCGCGCCGGAGAGCGTGGCGAAGTACCACGACATGAAGATCGTCTACTCGCCGATGCACGGAGCGGGTGTGCGCCTGGTTCCGGCGTCGCTGAAGAAGTTCGGTTTCACGAACGTGATCATGGTCAAGGAGCAGTCGGTCGTCGACGGCAACTTCCCGACGGTGGAGTCCCCGAACCCGGAGGAGCGCAAGACGATGTCGATGGCGATCGACCTGGCCGCCAAGGAGGGGGCTGACCTGGTGCTGGCCACGGACCCCGACTCGGACCGTATCGGCGTGGCACTGCGCAACAAGAAGGGCGAATACGTGCTGCTGAACGGCAACCAGACGCTGGTTCTGCTGATGAGCTACCAGCTGACGCGCTGGGCCGAGCGAGGGCTTCTGGACGGCAACCAGTACGTCGTGAAGACGATCGTGACGTCGCAGATGGCCAATGCCGTGGCGGATCACTTCGGCGTGAAGTGCTACGACTGCCTGACGGGCTTCAAGTACATTGCGAAGATCATCCGCGAGAACGAGGGCAAGACGAAGTACATCGGCGGCGGCGAGGAGTCGTTCGGCTATCTGGGCGGCGACTACGTGCGTGACAAGGATGCGGTTTCGGCGTGCTCGCTGGCCGCGGAGGCTGCGGCGTGGGCCAGGGACACGATGGGTCTGACGCTCTACGAGTGGCTGCAGGAGCTCTACGTGAAGTACGGGTTCTACCGTGAGGGTCTCGTGTCGGTGGTCCGCAAGGGCAAGGAGGGTGCCGAGCAGATCCAGCAGATGATGGTGGACTTCCGTTCGAATCCGCCGAAGACGATCCTGGGTTCGCCGGTAGTGAAGATCAACGACTTCCAGACGCTGGAGGCGACCGACGTGAAGACGGGCGTGAAGACTCCGATCGAGCAGGATCGCAGCAACGTGCTGCAGTGGTTCACGGAGGACGGGACGAAGGTTTCGGTACGTCCGTCGGGCACGGAGCCGAAGATCAAGTTCTACTTCGGGGTGAAGGCCGTGCTTCCGTCGGTAGCGGACTATGACAAGGTGCTGGCCGAGCTGGATGCGAAGATCGAGGGGATCAAGCAGGACCTGAAACTGGTATAG
- a CDS encoding BACON domain-containing protein codes for MKRFYLLTALFALTAAGCVKDELVDASTPPLPENLTVEQTDYTLGPIEERTATVVFSAKEEWTLSIVYDDADAAWLTADAAGGAAGEQSLGMSAARNFQAAPRTAYVDLVCGEQTVRLTVTQTGLSDDMDFSALFDETFAQKLQERDIVADAEKITMQEMQSMAIMTELDISGTYDNPGSLTSLRGIEYFEALTKLNCNRNSLPELDVSQNTELTELRCEYNSLTELDISQNMKLTYLNCNNNSLTELDVSQNTELTELRCDFNSLTELGLNTELTVLHCQSNSLPKLYVSQNTKLTELWCGNNQLTELDVSKNTELTELPCYHNQLTELDVSKNTKLTKLSCGTNQLKELDVSKNTKLTQLLCEYNQLKELDVSLNTELTYLDCNSNELTELDVSLNTKLTKLYCNSNELTELDISLNTELTSLQCHDNPGDGNSVFPLTVWGDQAEKPDSLYVYQSGWWYNDKYITIEYQTAPGE; via the coding sequence ATGAAACGTTTTTACCTGCTGACCGCCCTCTTCGCGCTGACTGCCGCCGGGTGCGTCAAGGATGAACTTGTCGATGCTTCTACCCCTCCCCTTCCGGAAAATCTGACCGTTGAACAGACCGACTACACGCTCGGGCCCATCGAGGAGCGGACCGCAACGGTGGTGTTCTCCGCAAAGGAGGAGTGGACCCTCTCGATCGTGTACGACGATGCCGATGCCGCGTGGCTGACCGCCGATGCCGCAGGCGGTGCCGCCGGAGAACAGAGCCTCGGAATGTCCGCCGCACGGAATTTCCAGGCAGCGCCCCGCACGGCCTATGTCGACCTCGTCTGCGGGGAGCAGACCGTGCGGCTGACCGTCACCCAGACGGGCCTGTCCGACGACATGGACTTCTCCGCACTGTTCGATGAAACCTTTGCGCAGAAGTTGCAGGAACGGGATATTGTCGCCGATGCGGAGAAGATCACGATGCAGGAGATGCAAAGCATGGCCATAATGACCGAACTGGATATTTCGGGAACTTATGACAATCCCGGCTCCCTGACCTCCCTGCGAGGGATCGAGTATTTCGAAGCGCTGACAAAATTGAACTGCAACCGCAATTCGTTGCCGGAGCTGGATGTAAGCCAGAACACGGAACTGACGGAGTTGCGGTGCGAATACAATTCGTTGACGGAGCTGGATATAAGCCAGAATATGAAGCTGACGTATTTGAACTGCAACAACAATTCGTTGACGGAGCTGGATGTAAGCCAGAACACGGAACTGACGGAGTTGCGATGCGACTTCAATTCGTTGACGGAGTTGGGCCTGAACACGGAGCTGACGGTGTTGCACTGCCAGAGCAATTCGTTGCCGAAGTTGTATGTAAGCCAGAACACGAAACTGACGGAGTTGTGGTGCGGAAACAATCAGTTGACGGAGTTGGATGTAAGCAAGAATACGGAACTGACGGAGTTGCCCTGCTACCACAATCAGTTGACGGAGTTGGATGTAAGCAAGAATACGAAGCTGACGAAGTTGTCCTGCGGAACCAATCAGTTGAAGGAGTTGGATGTAAGCAAGAACACGAAACTGACGCAGTTGCTCTGCGAGTACAATCAGTTGAAAGAGTTGGATGTAAGCCTGAATACGGAACTGACGTATTTGGACTGCAACTCCAATGAGTTGACGGAGTTGGATGTAAGCCTGAACACGAAGCTGACGAAGTTGTACTGCAACTCCAATGAGTTGACGGAGTTGGATATAAGCCTGAATACGGAACTGACGTCGTTGCAGTGCCACGACAATCCCGGGGACGGAAACTCGGTTTTCCCGCTTACGGTATGGGGAGACCAAGCCGAAAAACCGGACAGTTTGTACGTGTATCAGTCGGGTTGGTGGTACAACGACAAGTACATCACCATCGAATACCAAACGGCTCCCGGCGAATAA
- the recA gene encoding recombinase RecA, translating to MAEKVPVNADKLKVLDAVMQKIEKDFGKGSIMRMNSTEVNDIPVIPTGSITLDMALGVGGYPKGRVIEIYGPESSGKTTLAIHAIAEAQKAGGIAAFIDAEHAFDSFYAQKLGVDVDNLLISQPDNGEQALEIADSLIRSSAIDIIVIDSVAALTPKAEIEGEMGDSKMGLQARLMSQALRKLTSSISKTKTVCIFINQLRDKIGVVYGNPETTTGGNALKFYASVRIDIRRMSVIKDGEEQLGTRTKVKVVKNKVAPPFKRAEFDIMFGEGISKIGEIIDLGVDCGIIKKAGSWFSYGDRKIGQGRDAVKDLLKNDAELAAEIEQKVREALKNPKKE from the coding sequence ATGGCAGAAAAAGTACCTGTTAACGCGGACAAGCTCAAAGTGCTGGACGCGGTAATGCAAAAAATAGAGAAGGACTTCGGGAAAGGCTCGATCATGCGCATGAACAGCACCGAGGTAAATGACATCCCGGTCATCCCTACGGGATCCATCACCCTCGACATGGCCCTCGGCGTCGGCGGATACCCCAAAGGCCGCGTCATCGAGATCTACGGCCCCGAATCCTCGGGTAAGACAACCCTCGCCATCCATGCCATCGCCGAGGCACAGAAAGCCGGAGGCATCGCCGCATTCATCGACGCAGAACACGCCTTCGACAGCTTCTACGCCCAGAAATTAGGTGTCGATGTCGACAACCTGCTCATCTCGCAGCCCGACAACGGAGAACAGGCCCTCGAAATCGCCGATTCGCTGATCCGTTCGAGCGCCATCGACATCATCGTCATCGACTCCGTCGCCGCACTCACGCCCAAGGCCGAAATCGAAGGAGAAATGGGCGATTCGAAGATGGGCCTCCAGGCCCGCCTCATGTCCCAGGCCCTGCGGAAACTCACATCCAGCATCTCCAAGACCAAGACCGTCTGCATCTTCATCAACCAGCTGCGCGACAAGATCGGTGTCGTCTACGGAAACCCCGAGACCACGACGGGCGGCAATGCCCTGAAATTCTACGCCTCGGTCCGCATCGATATCCGGCGCATGTCGGTCATCAAGGACGGCGAAGAGCAACTCGGGACCCGCACAAAGGTCAAGGTCGTCAAAAACAAGGTTGCTCCCCCGTTCAAACGCGCTGAATTCGACATCATGTTCGGAGAGGGGATCTCCAAGATCGGAGAGATCATCGACCTCGGCGTCGACTGCGGAATCATCAAGAAGGCCGGATCGTGGTTCTCCTACGGCGACCGCAAGATCGGACAGGGACGAGACGCCGTCAAGGACCTCCTGAAAAACGACGCGGAACTCGCCGCCGAAATCGAACAGAAGGTCCGCGAAGCCCTTAAAAACCCTAAAAAGGAGTAG
- a CDS encoding transcriptional regulator has translation MDQPKLERLLRLMKLLTANTTYNVDQLAERLDMSRRTVYRYIDTFREAGFVIKKSGDCIRLDKESPHFRDISQLVHFTEEEAVILKNAIENIDDTNLLKQNLKRKLYSVYDNRSLADTVVRGKNAPNIRRLIEAIEEQRQVTLHGYQSGHGGEVRDRRVEPFAFTTNYVQVWCYDLESRSNKLFKTARIGSVEPTGIPWEHGAEHEEGFIDVFRMHGAERHRIRLELGLLAYNLLCEEYPLAERDIQALGRGRWMLDTEVAGMAGVARFVVGLLDDIRIVESPELSDYIRRYIAENLK, from the coding sequence ATGGACCAACCCAAGCTCGAACGACTGCTGCGGCTCATGAAGCTGCTCACCGCCAACACCACCTACAACGTCGACCAGCTGGCCGAGAGGCTCGACATGTCGCGGAGGACCGTCTACCGGTACATCGATACCTTCCGTGAAGCGGGGTTTGTCATCAAGAAGTCCGGCGACTGCATCCGCCTCGACAAGGAGTCGCCCCATTTCCGCGACATCTCGCAACTCGTCCACTTCACCGAGGAGGAGGCCGTGATCCTCAAAAACGCCATCGAGAACATCGACGACACCAACCTCCTGAAGCAGAACCTCAAACGAAAACTCTACTCGGTTTACGACAACCGCTCGCTCGCCGATACCGTCGTGCGCGGAAAAAACGCCCCCAACATCCGGCGGCTGATCGAGGCGATCGAAGAGCAGCGTCAGGTCACGCTCCACGGCTACCAGTCGGGGCATGGCGGCGAGGTCCGCGACCGCAGGGTAGAACCCTTCGCCTTCACGACCAACTACGTGCAGGTCTGGTGCTACGACCTCGAAAGCCGTTCGAACAAACTCTTCAAGACCGCCCGAATCGGCTCCGTGGAGCCGACCGGGATCCCCTGGGAGCACGGTGCCGAACACGAGGAGGGATTTATCGACGTCTTCCGGATGCACGGCGCCGAGCGTCACCGCATCCGGCTGGAACTGGGTCTGCTGGCCTACAACCTCCTGTGCGAGGAGTATCCGCTGGCCGAACGCGACATCCAGGCGCTCGGACGCGGACGCTGGATGCTCGACACCGAGGTCGCCGGAATGGCCGGAGTCGCCAGGTTCGTCGTCGGGCTGCTCGACGACATCCGCATCGTCGAAAGCCCCGAACTGTCCGACTACATCCGCAGATATATCGCTGAAAATCTCAAATAG
- the dnaA gene encoding chromosomal replication initiator protein DnaA: MLNNSQTYSDMWQHCLDQIKTRTSEEEFQKWFQPIVPLEFDGTTLRLRVPNESYVRQIEKNYIPFLKPIISQLYGQQTRLHYAVPRTTAPAVPVAADADTTAIKRFITQTDTANIKNPFVFPGLKKISIDPQLNPNLTFATFIEGECNRLARSAGMSVAVNPGNNPFNPLYIYGDSGLGKTHIVQSIGHEVRERHPELQVLYVSMNKFQAQFQTAYKNGEIPDFIHFYQMIDVLIIDDIQELTGKTGTQNAFFNIFNHLQLAGKQLILTSDKPPVELKDIEQRLLTRFKWGLSAQLNTPDYDTKLKIIRAKAQKLGAQISDDVVTYLADNISANVREIEGALSSLVANASFLGRKITTSLAKEILKVYVKINQKEITIDHIIEVVCQYLNLDHDRFNSTERTREIAQARQIAMYLAKQHTKAPLTTIGAAIGGRNHATVLHSCKAVSNLLETDKAFRRQVEEIEKRVLTQ; encoded by the coding sequence ATGTTAAACAACTCGCAGACATATAGCGATATGTGGCAACATTGCCTGGACCAGATCAAGACCCGGACCTCCGAAGAGGAGTTCCAGAAATGGTTCCAGCCCATCGTGCCGCTCGAATTCGACGGCACGACGCTGCGTCTGAGAGTCCCCAACGAAAGCTACGTCCGACAGATCGAGAAGAACTATATCCCGTTCCTCAAACCCATCATCTCGCAGCTTTACGGACAGCAGACCCGACTCCACTATGCCGTGCCCAGAACCACCGCTCCCGCGGTGCCCGTGGCTGCGGATGCCGATACCACGGCCATCAAGCGGTTTATCACACAAACCGATACCGCAAATATAAAAAATCCGTTCGTTTTCCCGGGGCTCAAGAAGATCAGCATCGACCCCCAGCTGAATCCGAACCTCACCTTCGCCACGTTCATCGAGGGCGAGTGCAACCGGCTCGCACGCTCGGCCGGCATGTCCGTCGCCGTAAACCCCGGAAACAACCCCTTCAACCCCTTATATATATACGGGGACTCGGGGCTCGGAAAAACGCATATCGTACAGTCCATCGGCCATGAGGTCCGCGAACGGCACCCCGAACTGCAGGTCCTCTACGTCTCGATGAACAAGTTCCAGGCACAGTTCCAGACCGCCTACAAGAATGGTGAAATCCCCGATTTCATCCACTTCTACCAGATGATCGACGTCCTGATCATCGACGATATTCAGGAACTCACCGGAAAAACCGGTACCCAGAACGCCTTCTTCAACATATTCAACCACCTGCAGCTGGCCGGAAAACAGCTCATCCTGACCTCCGACAAACCGCCCGTCGAGTTGAAGGACATCGAACAGCGGCTGTTGACCCGTTTCAAGTGGGGGCTCTCCGCACAGCTCAACACGCCGGACTACGACACCAAGCTCAAGATCATCCGCGCAAAGGCCCAGAAGCTCGGCGCGCAGATCTCCGACGATGTCGTCACCTACCTGGCCGACAACATCTCGGCCAACGTGCGGGAGATCGAAGGCGCCTTGTCGTCGCTCGTGGCAAACGCCTCGTTCCTCGGACGCAAGATCACCACGTCGCTGGCCAAGGAGATCCTGAAGGTCTATGTCAAGATCAACCAGAAGGAGATCACCATCGACCACATCATCGAGGTGGTGTGCCAGTATCTCAACTTGGACCACGACCGCTTCAACTCCACGGAGCGCACGCGTGAAATCGCCCAGGCCCGCCAGATCGCCATGTACCTGGCCAAGCAGCACACCAAAGCGCCCCTGACGACCATCGGCGCCGCCATCGGAGGCCGCAACCACGCCACGGTGCTCCACTCCTGCAAGGCCGTCTCGAACCTTCTGGAGACCGATAAGGCCTTCCGCCGCCAGGTCGAGGAGATCGAGAAGAGGGTGCTCACCCAATAA
- a CDS encoding nucleotide pyrophosphohydrolase has product MEIKELQERVDAWIKQYGVRYFSELTNMACLMEEVGELARVMARTYGDQSFKAGEKANLADEMADVLWVLVCLANQTGVDLTAAVEANFSKKTSRDKERHLNNSKLNKE; this is encoded by the coding sequence ATGGAAATCAAGGAATTGCAGGAGCGTGTAGACGCCTGGATCAAGCAATACGGCGTGCGTTACTTCTCGGAACTGACCAACATGGCCTGTCTCATGGAAGAGGTGGGGGAGTTGGCCCGCGTCATGGCCCGTACCTACGGCGACCAGTCGTTCAAGGCCGGTGAGAAAGCCAACCTTGCCGACGAAATGGCTGACGTCCTGTGGGTATTGGTCTGTCTGGCCAACCAGACGGGGGTCGATCTCACCGCCGCCGTCGAGGCCAATTTCTCCAAGAAAACCTCCCGCGACAAGGAGCGACACCTCAACAACAGCAAACTCAACAAGGAGTGA
- the bcp gene encoding thioredoxin-dependent thiol peroxidase — translation MTTLQPGDMAPDFRAMTQEGEILTLADLRGQRTILYFYPKDNTSGCTLEAKSLRDGKEELARMGFRIIGVSPDSEQSHRNFCARHDLNFTLLADTDHTVCEAYGVWAEKSMYGRKYMGVLRTTFVIDAEGRIEKVFTKVDTRNHYQQILDAYK, via the coding sequence ATGACGACCTTACAGCCGGGCGATATGGCCCCCGATTTCCGAGCTATGACGCAGGAGGGTGAGATTCTGACACTTGCCGACCTGCGCGGACAGCGCACGATCCTCTACTTCTATCCCAAGGACAACACCTCGGGGTGCACGCTCGAAGCAAAAAGCCTCCGGGACGGAAAAGAGGAACTCGCACGAATGGGGTTCCGAATCATCGGCGTAAGCCCCGACAGCGAACAGTCGCACCGGAATTTCTGCGCCAGACACGACCTGAATTTCACCCTCCTGGCCGATACCGACCACACGGTCTGCGAGGCATACGGCGTGTGGGCCGAAAAGTCGATGTACGGCCGCAAGTACATGGGCGTGCTCCGGACCACCTTCGTCATCGACGCCGAAGGCCGCATCGAAAAGGTCTTCACCAAGGTCGACACCAGGAACCACTATCAGCAGATCCTCGACGCCTATAAATAA